GCCAAGGCCATCGCGGCCAACATGGTCTCCAGCCTGGAAGTTCCCACGGCCACCAGCGTGCGTGCCATCCCCGCAAAGCTGCTCATTGACAACCGTGTGGTCATCAACTCAAACCTGGCCCGTGCCCGCGGCGGCAAGGTTTCCTTCACGCACTTGATCGGCTTCGCCGTCATCAAGGCCCTGAGCCAGTTCCCGTCGATGAACGTCTTCTATGACGAGATCGACGGCAAGCCCGTTGCCGTCCAGCCTCCGCACGTGAACTTCGGCATCGCGATCGACATGCCCAAGCCCGACGGCACACGCCTGCTCATGGTGCCGAACATCAAGCGTGCCGAGACCATGAACTTTGCCGAGTTCTGGCGCACCTATGAGGACCTGATCAAGCGTGCCCGCGCCGGCAAGCTCACGGCGGACGACCACTCGGGCACCACGGTTTCCCTGACCAACCCCGGCGGCATCGGCACCGTCCACTCGGTGCCCCGCCTGTCCAAGGGCCAGGCCGCCATCATCGGCGTCGGCTCCCTTGACTACCCGGCTGAGTACCAGGGTGCCAGCCCCAAGATCATTGCGCAGAACGCCGTCTCCAAGATCCTGACCCTGACCAGCACCTATGACCACCGCGTCATCCAGGGTGCCGGCTCCGGCGAGTTCCTGAAGAAGGTCAACCAGCTGCTGCTGGGTGCCGAGAACTTCTACGACGACATCTTTGAATCCCTGCGCATCCCGTACGAGCCCGTGCGCTGGAGCCTTGACCTGCAAGTTGATCCGGCCGACGAGATCAACAAGGTTGCCCGCATCCAGCAGCTGATCCACTCCTACCGTGTGCGCGGCCACTTGATGGCTGACACCGATCCGCTGGAATACGTCCAGCGCAAGCACCCCGACCTGGACGTGCTCACCTACGGTTTGACCCTCTGGGACCTGGACCGCGAATGGCCCACCGGCGGTTTCGGCGGCGCCCAGAAGCTGCTGCTGCGCGACATTCTCGGTGTGCTCCGCGACGCCTACTGCCGCACCACGGGCGTGGAATACATGCACATTCAGGAACCCGAGCAGCGCGAATGGTTCCAGAACGAGCTGGAGCATCCATACTCCAAGCCGAGCCGCGAAGAGCAGCTGCGCATCGTGTCCAAGCTGAACTCGGCAGAGGCGTTTGAGACGTTCCTGCAGACCAAGTTTGTGGGCCAGAAGCGCTTCTCCCTCGAGGGCGGCGAATCCCTGATTCCGCTGCTTGACTCCATCATCTCCGACGCGGCCGACGACGGCCTCGACGAGGTTGCCATCGGGATGGCCCACCGAGGCCGCTTGAACGTGCTCACGAACATCGCCGGCAAGACCTACGCACAGGTCTTCCGCGAGTTTGAGGGCACCCAGGATTCACGCAGCGTCCAGGGCTCCGGCGACGTCAAGTACCACTTGGGCACCGAGGGCACCTTCACCTCCGACGCCGGCAACGAGACCAAGGTTTACCTCGCCGCCAACCCCTCCCACCTGGAAGCCGTTGACGGCGTCCTTGAGGGGATCGTCCGCGCCAAGCAGGACCGTTTGGACCAGGGCGAGAACTTCCCCGTCCTGCCCATCATGGTCCACGGCGACGCGGCCTTCGCAGGCCAGGGCGTTGTTGCCGAGACGCTCAACCTCTCCCAGCTGCGCGGCTACCGCACGGGTGGCACCATCCATATTGTTGTCAACAACCAGGTTGGCTTCACCACAGCCCCGTCCTCATCACGTTCCTCGGTGTATTCCACCGATGTTGCCAAGATGATCCAGGCGCCGGTATTCCACGTCAACGGTGATGACCCCGAAGCCGTCGTGCGTGCAGCCCAGCTGGCCTACCAGTTCCAGCAGCGCTTCCGCAAGGACGTTGTCATTGACCTGGTGTGCTACCGCCGCCGCGGCCACAACGAGGGTGATGACCCCTCGAT
This genomic interval from Arthrobacter sp. PAMC 25486 contains the following:
- a CDS encoding multifunctional oxoglutarate decarboxylase/oxoglutarate dehydrogenase thiamine pyrophosphate-binding subunit/dihydrolipoyllysine-residue succinyltransferase subunit; translated protein: MPEQSIHRLPEEFGGNEWLVDELYERYKGDKNSVDTKWWPLFEGFAADDAAGNGRHAAAPVTAQIPVVAAPIPAVSVPAAAAPSTTAAPAAAVPAAPAVAPKAPAAPRPPAPAKDAARTGATPIPAQLPKTAKDKSVPEESVKTVLRGPAKAIAANMVSSLEVPTATSVRAIPAKLLIDNRVVINSNLARARGGKVSFTHLIGFAVIKALSQFPSMNVFYDEIDGKPVAVQPPHVNFGIAIDMPKPDGTRLLMVPNIKRAETMNFAEFWRTYEDLIKRARAGKLTADDHSGTTVSLTNPGGIGTVHSVPRLSKGQAAIIGVGSLDYPAEYQGASPKIIAQNAVSKILTLTSTYDHRVIQGAGSGEFLKKVNQLLLGAENFYDDIFESLRIPYEPVRWSLDLQVDPADEINKVARIQQLIHSYRVRGHLMADTDPLEYVQRKHPDLDVLTYGLTLWDLDREWPTGGFGGAQKLLLRDILGVLRDAYCRTTGVEYMHIQEPEQREWFQNELEHPYSKPSREEQLRIVSKLNSAEAFETFLQTKFVGQKRFSLEGGESLIPLLDSIISDAADDGLDEVAIGMAHRGRLNVLTNIAGKTYAQVFREFEGTQDSRSVQGSGDVKYHLGTEGTFTSDAGNETKVYLAANPSHLEAVDGVLEGIVRAKQDRLDQGENFPVLPIMVHGDAAFAGQGVVAETLNLSQLRGYRTGGTIHIVVNNQVGFTTAPSSSRSSVYSTDVAKMIQAPVFHVNGDDPEAVVRAAQLAYQFQQRFRKDVVIDLVCYRRRGHNEGDDPSMTQPLMYNLIEAKRSVRRLYTEALIGRGDITEEEATQLLRDYQERLERVFAETHAAQTSPIPIITKDSNPISDLERPIAQQGDTGVNDPQTTAISADTLARIGAVHLAVPEGFEIHHKLKPLLEKREAMSREGSIDWGFGELAAFGSLLMEGVPVRMAGQDSRRGTFVSRHAVFHDRANGEVWTPLRDLSEDQAKLWIYDSLLSEYAAMAFEYGYSVERPDALVVWEAQFGDFVNGAQTVIDEFVSSAEQKWGQHSSLVLMLPHGYEGQGPDHSSARIERFMQMCAEENMIVANPTTPASHFHLLRRQAYSRPRKPLIIFTPKQLLRLKAAASSVEDFTKGGFRPVIGEHAAVEPNAVDRVLLVSGRLYYDLLAARDKAGDNKVAIIRVEQLYPLPLEEIKAELAKYPNAEIVWAQDEPANQGPWPFMGLNLAPELEKKLVRVSRPASAATATGSSKNHAVEQTLLVKQAFERS